A single Stutzerimonas stutzeri DNA region contains:
- a CDS encoding acyl-CoA thioesterase, protein MIWDQTDAFIIDFAVEAEHIDELGHANNAVYVSWLERCAWQHSQSLGLGLEDYRRLDRAMAVLRHEIDYLAAAYQGDRLQLATWIVESDQRLKMKRTFQLVRPADGTTLLRAQTTFVCIQLSNGRPKRMPVEFVEGYGKALVQPYPLEL, encoded by the coding sequence ATGATCTGGGACCAGACCGACGCGTTCATCATCGATTTCGCCGTCGAGGCCGAGCATATCGATGAGCTGGGCCATGCCAACAATGCCGTGTACGTCTCCTGGCTGGAGCGGTGCGCCTGGCAGCATTCACAGAGCCTGGGGCTGGGGCTGGAGGACTATCGCCGGCTGGACCGCGCCATGGCCGTACTCAGGCATGAGATCGACTACCTGGCTGCGGCCTATCAGGGTGACCGCCTGCAGTTGGCGACGTGGATCGTGGAATCCGATCAGCGATTGAAGATGAAACGCACCTTTCAGTTGGTCCGGCCCGCCGATGGCACGACCCTGCTCCGAGCCCAGACCACGTTCGTCTGTATCCAGCTATCGAACGGCCGGCCCAAGCGGATGCCGGTCGAATTCGTGGAGGGGTATGGCAAGGCCCTGGTTCAGCCTTATCCCCTCGAACTCTGA